The following are encoded in a window of Arthrobacter woluwensis genomic DNA:
- the rapZ gene encoding RNase adapter RapZ, protein MSDAEVTSPAAEGAAQEHGAQEHNAELLIITGMSGAGRSTAADALEDHGWYVVDNIPPKMLNMLTEIVSHAGPAIPKLAAVVDLRSKGLSANILESLNTLSASGIKYQVLFLDASDEVLVRRFEQGRRPHPLQNGGRILDGIAAERELLKDLRHKADIVLDTSSLNVHGLASAVTDLFTDSGPVVLRLNVMSFGFKYGLPVDANYVADVRFLPNPHWIPELRPHTGQDEDVRDYVLAASGAEEFLESYVKALEPVLAGYRRENKHYATIAVGCTGGKHRSVAMSEELSKRLAQLPNVTVNTSHRDLGRE, encoded by the coding sequence ATGTCGGACGCAGAAGTGACCAGTCCCGCCGCAGAGGGCGCGGCCCAGGAGCACGGCGCCCAGGAGCACAACGCCGAGCTGCTGATCATCACCGGCATGTCCGGCGCGGGGCGCAGCACGGCTGCGGATGCGCTGGAGGACCACGGCTGGTACGTCGTGGACAACATCCCGCCGAAGATGCTCAACATGCTCACCGAGATCGTCTCCCACGCCGGGCCGGCGATCCCGAAGCTCGCGGCCGTCGTCGACCTCCGCAGCAAGGGGCTCTCCGCGAACATCCTCGAGTCCCTCAACACGCTGTCCGCGAGCGGCATCAAGTACCAGGTCCTGTTCCTGGACGCCTCCGACGAGGTGCTCGTGCGCCGCTTCGAGCAGGGACGCCGACCGCATCCGCTGCAGAACGGCGGCCGGATCCTGGACGGGATCGCCGCTGAGCGCGAACTGCTCAAGGATCTGCGCCACAAGGCCGACATCGTGCTGGACACCTCCTCGCTGAACGTGCACGGTCTGGCCAGCGCGGTCACCGATCTCTTCACCGACTCGGGGCCCGTGGTGCTCCGTCTCAACGTCATGAGCTTCGGGTTCAAGTACGGCCTGCCCGTGGACGCGAACTACGTCGCCGACGTCCGGTTCCTGCCCAACCCCCACTGGATCCCCGAGCTCCGTCCGCACACGGGCCAGGACGAGGATGTCCGGGACTACGTCCTGGCCGCGTCCGGCGCGGAGGAGTTCCTGGAGAGCTACGTCAAGGCCCTGGAACCCGTCCTGGCGGGCTACCGCCGCGAGAACAAGCACTACGCCACCATCGCCGTCGGCTGCACGGGCGGCAAACACCGGTCCGTGGCGATGTCCGAGGAACTGTCGAAGCGCCTCGCCCAGCTGCCCAACGTCACGGTCAACACGAGCCACCGAGACCTGGGGCGCGAATAG
- a CDS encoding phosphoglycerate kinase, with amino-acid sequence MTSHTLNELLAEGVRGRHVLVRSDLNVPLDGSSVTDDGRIRASLPVLQKLVDGGARVLVSAHLGRPKGAPEEKYSLKPAVDRLAELAGFPVSLAADTVGASAQDLSAKLADGEVLVLENVRFDPRETSKDDAERQAFAAELAALTGENGAYVDDAFGAVHRKHASVYDIATILPSYQGDLVRTEVEVLQKLTVSPERPYVVVLGGSKVSDKLAVIDNLIGKADTLLVGGGMLFTFLAAAGYKVGSSLLEEDQIPVVQDYLARAEAAGSRFVVPTDVVVASRFAADAEHEVVPASAIEESAFGASGIGLDIGPDTAAAFAEHIRGAKTVFWNGPMGVFEFEAFSQGTRAIAQALTETDGFTVVGGGDSAAAVRTLGFSDDQFGHISTGGGASLEYLEGKELPGLSVLDR; translated from the coding sequence ATGACGTCTCACACCCTCAACGAGCTCCTCGCTGAAGGTGTCCGCGGGCGGCACGTTCTGGTCCGAAGTGACCTGAACGTGCCGCTCGACGGCTCTTCAGTGACAGACGACGGCCGCATCCGCGCCTCACTCCCGGTCCTTCAGAAGCTGGTCGACGGCGGCGCCCGCGTCCTCGTCTCCGCTCACCTCGGCCGCCCCAAGGGCGCTCCCGAGGAGAAGTACTCCCTCAAGCCGGCAGTGGACCGCCTGGCCGAGCTGGCCGGCTTCCCGGTCAGCCTCGCCGCGGACACCGTGGGCGCTTCGGCGCAGGACCTCTCCGCGAAGCTCGCGGACGGCGAGGTCCTGGTGCTGGAGAACGTGCGTTTCGATCCGCGCGAGACCAGCAAGGACGACGCCGAGCGCCAGGCCTTCGCCGCCGAGCTCGCCGCGCTGACCGGAGAGAACGGCGCGTACGTGGACGACGCGTTCGGCGCCGTGCACCGCAAGCACGCCAGCGTTTATGACATCGCAACGATCCTCCCGTCCTACCAGGGTGATCTGGTCAGGACCGAGGTGGAGGTGCTGCAGAAGCTGACCGTCTCCCCGGAGCGCCCGTACGTGGTGGTCCTGGGCGGCTCCAAGGTCTCGGACAAGCTGGCGGTCATCGACAACCTCATCGGCAAGGCGGACACGCTCCTGGTGGGTGGCGGCATGCTCTTCACCTTCCTGGCCGCAGCCGGGTACAAGGTCGGATCCAGCCTCCTGGAGGAGGACCAGATCCCGGTGGTCCAGGACTACCTGGCCCGCGCCGAGGCCGCCGGCAGCCGCTTCGTGGTGCCGACCGACGTCGTGGTGGCGAGCCGCTTCGCCGCCGACGCCGAGCACGAGGTCGTTCCCGCGAGTGCCATCGAGGAGAGCGCCTTCGGCGCCTCCGGCATCGGCCTGGACATCGGACCGGACACCGCGGCGGCTTTCGCCGAGCACATCCGTGGCGCCAAGACGGTCTTCTGGAACGGTCCCATGGGGGTCTTCGAGTTCGAGGCGTTCTCCCAGGGCACCCGGGCGATCGCTCAGGCGCTCACCGAGACCGACGGCTTCACGGTGGTCGGCGGTGGCGATTCCGCCGCGGCCGTGCGCACCCTCGGTTTCTCCGATGACCAGTTCGGCCACATCTCCACCGGCGGTGGCGCGAGCCTGGAATACCTTGAAGGCAAGGAACTTCCTGGTCTGAGCGTTCTGGACCGCTGA
- a CDS encoding gluconeogenesis factor YvcK family protein — protein sequence MTIFTGQLPLVPPGGRAAAQDGAGPAVVALGGGHGLSATLSALRLLTTSLTAVVTVADDGGSSGRLRQDFGVLPPGDLRMALAALCDDTDWGRTWRDVMQHRFRGRPGGSGALDEHAMGNLLIITLWELLGNPVDGLKWAGALLGARGQVLPMSTVPLTIEGEAKIPGTDGETGSRTIRGQAQCAVAGELENVRLIPQDAPACAEALSAIELADWVVLGPGSWYTSVLPHLLLPEMRSALASTPARRALAMNLTTETKETVGMSAADHLRVLREYAPEVGFDVVIADPDSVGDREEFIAEAGRLGAEVHLATVRSPRSAAVHDPLRLATAYHEVFNRK from the coding sequence GTGACGATCTTCACCGGCCAGCTCCCGCTGGTCCCACCGGGTGGCCGCGCCGCAGCTCAGGATGGCGCCGGCCCCGCCGTGGTGGCCCTGGGTGGCGGCCATGGGCTGTCCGCCACCCTGAGCGCGCTGCGCCTGCTCACCACCTCGCTCACGGCGGTCGTGACCGTGGCCGACGACGGCGGCTCGTCCGGCCGTCTGCGCCAGGACTTCGGCGTCCTCCCTCCCGGCGACCTCCGCATGGCGCTGGCGGCGCTCTGCGACGACACCGACTGGGGACGCACCTGGCGTGACGTCATGCAGCACCGGTTCCGGGGGCGTCCCGGGGGCAGTGGCGCCCTCGACGAGCACGCCATGGGCAACCTCCTCATCATCACGCTGTGGGAGCTGCTGGGCAATCCCGTGGACGGTCTCAAGTGGGCCGGAGCCCTTCTGGGCGCCCGCGGTCAGGTCCTGCCGATGTCCACCGTCCCGCTGACCATCGAGGGGGAGGCGAAGATCCCCGGTACGGATGGCGAGACCGGTTCGCGCACGATCCGCGGTCAGGCCCAGTGCGCCGTCGCGGGGGAGCTGGAGAACGTCCGGCTCATCCCGCAGGACGCTCCGGCCTGTGCGGAGGCCCTGAGCGCGATCGAGCTCGCGGACTGGGTGGTCCTCGGACCAGGGTCCTGGTACACCTCGGTGCTGCCGCATCTGCTGCTGCCGGAGATGCGTTCGGCGCTGGCGAGCACGCCGGCGCGGCGGGCCCTGGCCATGAACCTGACCACGGAGACCAAGGAGACGGTGGGCATGAGCGCCGCCGATCACCTGCGCGTGCTGCGCGAGTACGCCCCCGAAGTCGGTTTCGACGTGGTGATCGCGGATCCGGATTCCGTGGGCGACCGCGAGGAGTTCATCGCCGAGGCCGGCCGTCTGGGAGCCGAAGTCCATCTGGCCACCGTGCGGAGCCCGCGCTCCGCCGCGGTGCACGACCCGCTGCGGCTGGCCACCGCCTATCACGAAGTTTTCAACAGGAAATAG
- the tpiA gene encoding triose-phosphate isomerase — MTTTPERTPLIAGNWKMNMDHLQGIALLQKLAWTLEDKKHDYQRVEVAVFPPFTDLRGVQTLVQGDDLDIEYGGQDLSQYDSGAYTGDISGDFLNKLGCRYVLVGHSERRTIHGESDEVLNAKVQAAYRHSLIPVLCVGEGLEIRQAGTHVEHTLTQLRADVAGLSAEQAAELVVAYEPVWAIGTGEVAGPEDAQEMCQAIRAELTELFGAEVAAKTRLLYGGSVKAANAAAILGQADVDGVLVGGASLDAAEFANIVRFEEHAGA, encoded by the coding sequence GTGACCACCACCCCCGAGCGCACGCCGCTCATCGCCGGCAACTGGAAGATGAACATGGACCACCTACAGGGCATCGCGCTCCTGCAGAAGCTGGCCTGGACCCTGGAGGACAAGAAGCACGACTACCAGCGGGTCGAGGTGGCGGTGTTCCCGCCGTTCACCGATCTGCGCGGCGTGCAGACCCTCGTGCAGGGTGACGACCTGGACATCGAGTACGGCGGTCAGGACCTCTCGCAGTACGACTCGGGCGCCTACACCGGTGACATCTCCGGTGACTTCCTGAACAAGCTGGGCTGCCGTTACGTCCTGGTGGGCCACAGTGAGCGCCGCACGATCCACGGTGAGAGCGACGAGGTCCTCAACGCCAAGGTGCAGGCCGCCTACCGCCACTCGCTCATCCCCGTGCTCTGCGTGGGTGAAGGGCTCGAGATCCGCCAGGCCGGCACGCACGTCGAGCACACGCTGACGCAGCTCCGCGCCGACGTCGCGGGTCTCAGCGCCGAGCAGGCCGCCGAACTCGTGGTCGCGTACGAGCCCGTCTGGGCCATCGGAACCGGTGAGGTCGCCGGCCCCGAGGATGCTCAGGAGATGTGCCAGGCGATCCGCGCCGAGCTCACCGAGCTCTTCGGCGCCGAGGTGGCCGCGAAGACCCGCCTGCTGTACGGCGGTTCGGTGAAGGCCGCCAACGCGGCCGCGATCCTCGGCCAGGCCGACGTCGACGGCGTGTTGGTCGGCGGTGCCAGCCTGGATGCAGCTGAGTTTGCTAACATTGTCAGGTTCGAGGAGCACGCCGGCGCCTAG
- a CDS encoding lysophospholipid acyltransferase family protein, translating into MAVFDAVRFTTRTLIKGTCRPTVTGLENVPTDGPFIVAPNHLSFFDSVIVQALMPRPVAFFAKAEYFTGTGVKGKAMKAFFESVGSIPVERGEQAASVQALKTLLDILENGNGVGIYPEGTRSRDGLLYRGRTGVGWLALTTGAPVVPVGLIGTDKLQPAGKNTLKPQHFTMVVGEPLYFEKTGPDHSLPARRQATDRIMDAIATLSGQERASGYNQVRTSE; encoded by the coding sequence ATGGCCGTATTTGACGCAGTTCGCTTCACCACCCGGACCCTCATCAAGGGCACGTGCCGCCCCACGGTCACCGGGCTGGAGAACGTCCCGACCGATGGCCCGTTCATCGTGGCGCCGAATCACCTGTCGTTCTTCGACAGCGTGATCGTCCAGGCTCTCATGCCGCGCCCGGTGGCGTTCTTCGCCAAAGCGGAGTACTTCACCGGCACGGGCGTGAAGGGCAAGGCCATGAAGGCGTTCTTCGAGTCCGTCGGTTCCATTCCGGTGGAACGCGGCGAACAGGCTGCGAGCGTCCAGGCGCTCAAGACTCTCCTGGACATCCTGGAAAACGGTAACGGCGTGGGCATTTACCCCGAGGGCACACGCTCCCGCGACGGTCTGCTGTACCGCGGCCGGACCGGCGTCGGCTGGCTAGCCCTGACCACGGGCGCGCCCGTGGTGCCCGTCGGACTGATCGGCACGGACAAGCTCCAGCCGGCCGGCAAGAACACGCTCAAGCCGCAGCATTTCACGATGGTCGTGGGAGAGCCGCTGTACTTCGAGAAGACGGGGCCGGACCATTCCCTGCCCGCGCGCCGTCAGGCGACGGACCGCATCATGGACGCCATCGCGACGCTGAGCGGTCAGGAACGGGCCAGCGGCTACAACCAGGTGCGCACCAGCGAGTGA
- the gap gene encoding type I glyceraldehyde-3-phosphate dehydrogenase: protein MTTRIGINGFGRIGRNYFRAALAQGADLEIVAVNDLTSPETLAHLLKYDSVTGRLGVSVEVQDGDLVVDGKHIKVLAERDPANLPWGELGVDIVIESTGFFTKAADAKKHIEAGAKKVLISAPASDEDITIVMGVNDELYNNEEHNIISNASCTTNCLGPLAKAINDAFGIERGLMTTIHAYTADQNLQDGPHKDPRRARAAAINMVPTSTGAAKAIGLVLPELKGKLDGFAVRVPVPTGSATDLTATLSREVTVEEVNAAVKAASESGSLKGYLTYTEDPIVSSDIVTDPASSIFDAGLTKVIGNQVKVVSWYDNEWGYSNRLVDLTELVASKLG from the coding sequence GTGACCACCCGTATTGGCATCAACGGCTTCGGCCGTATCGGCCGTAACTACTTCCGTGCAGCCCTCGCGCAGGGTGCGGACCTGGAAATCGTCGCCGTCAACGACCTGACCAGCCCGGAAACCCTGGCTCACCTGCTCAAGTACGATTCGGTCACTGGCCGTCTGGGCGTCTCCGTCGAGGTTCAGGATGGGGACCTCGTCGTCGACGGCAAGCACATCAAGGTGCTCGCCGAGCGCGATCCCGCCAACCTGCCCTGGGGCGAGCTGGGTGTCGACATCGTCATCGAGTCCACCGGTTTCTTCACCAAGGCCGCCGACGCCAAGAAGCACATCGAGGCGGGCGCCAAGAAGGTCCTGATCTCCGCTCCGGCTTCGGACGAGGACATCACGATCGTCATGGGCGTGAATGACGAGCTCTACAACAATGAAGAGCACAACATCATCTCCAACGCCTCCTGCACCACCAACTGCCTGGGCCCGCTGGCCAAGGCCATCAACGACGCCTTCGGCATCGAGCGTGGCCTCATGACCACGATCCACGCCTACACCGCGGACCAGAACCTGCAGGACGGCCCCCACAAGGATCCGCGCCGTGCCCGTGCCGCCGCCATCAACATGGTTCCGACCTCCACCGGCGCCGCCAAGGCCATCGGCCTGGTCCTGCCCGAGCTGAAGGGCAAGCTGGACGGCTTCGCCGTGCGCGTCCCGGTCCCGACCGGCTCCGCCACCGACCTGACCGCCACGCTGTCCCGCGAGGTCACCGTCGAAGAGGTCAACGCCGCCGTCAAGGCTGCTTCCGAGTCCGGCTCGCTCAAGGGCTACCTGACCTACACCGAGGACCCCATCGTCTCCTCGGACATCGTCACCGACCCGGCCTCCTCGATCTTCGACGCCGGACTCACCAAGGTGATCGGCAACCAGGTCAAGGTCGTCTCCTGGTACGACAACGAGTGGGGCTACTCCAACCGTCTGGTGGACCTCACCGAGCTGGTCGCGTCCAAGCTGGGCTAA
- a CDS encoding superoxide dismutase, with protein sequence MSEYVLPELGYDYAALEPYISARIMELHHDKHHAAYVAGANAALAGLAEAREKNDFANINRLSKDLAFHTGGHTNHSVFWKNLSPDGGDKPEGELAAAIDDAFGSFDAFRAQFTAAALALQGSGWAFLAYEPIGGNLLIEQLYDQQGNVAVGTTPLLMLDMWEHAFYLDYVNVKADYVKAFWNIVNWADVAERFEAARNGASKLITLS encoded by the coding sequence GTGTCTGAGTACGTACTCCCGGAACTGGGCTACGACTACGCGGCGCTCGAGCCGTACATCTCGGCTCGCATCATGGAGCTGCACCACGACAAGCACCACGCTGCCTACGTCGCCGGCGCCAACGCCGCACTGGCCGGTCTCGCCGAAGCCCGTGAAAAGAACGACTTCGCCAACATCAACCGTCTCTCCAAGGATCTGGCGTTCCACACCGGTGGACACACCAACCACTCCGTGTTCTGGAAGAACCTCTCCCCGGACGGAGGCGACAAGCCCGAAGGTGAGCTGGCCGCCGCGATCGATGACGCCTTCGGCTCCTTCGACGCCTTCCGTGCGCAGTTCACCGCCGCGGCTCTCGCGCTGCAGGGTTCCGGCTGGGCCTTCCTCGCCTACGAGCCCATCGGTGGCAACCTGCTCATCGAGCAGCTCTACGATCAGCAGGGCAACGTCGCCGTCGGCACGACCCCGCTGCTCATGCTCGACATGTGGGAGCACGCCTTCTACCTGGACTACGTGAACGTCAAGGCCGACTACGTCAAGGCGTTCTGGAACATCGTGAACTGGGCCGATGTGGCCGAGCGCTTCGAGGCGGCCCGCAACGGCGCTTCCAAGCTGATCACCCTGTCCTGA
- the whiA gene encoding DNA-binding protein WhiA: MALTASVKEELSRLDVKKVSERKAEVSALLRFAGGLHIISGRIVIEAEVDLAATARRLRAAIFEVYGHQSEIIVVSGGGLRRGSRYVVRVVVDGESLARQTGLLDSRGRPVRGLPPVVVNGSAADAEAVWRGAFLAHGSLTEPGRSSALEITCPGPEAALALVGSARRLGLAAKAREVRGVDRVVIRDGDTIAALLTRMGAHDALMVWEERRMRKEVRATANRLANFDDANLRRSAQAAVAAGARVERALHILGEDVPDHLKYAGELRVAHKNASLDELGRLADPPMTKDAIAGRIRRLLAMADKRAAELGIPSTEANVTAEMLDE; the protein is encoded by the coding sequence GTGGCGCTGACCGCATCCGTCAAGGAAGAACTGTCCCGGCTGGACGTGAAGAAGGTCTCGGAACGCAAGGCCGAGGTCTCCGCTCTGCTGCGCTTCGCCGGGGGACTGCACATCATCTCCGGCAGGATCGTGATCGAGGCCGAAGTGGACCTCGCCGCCACCGCGCGCCGGCTCCGGGCCGCCATCTTCGAGGTGTACGGCCATCAGAGTGAGATCATCGTGGTGTCCGGGGGTGGCCTGCGGCGGGGCTCACGGTACGTCGTGCGCGTGGTCGTGGACGGTGAATCGCTGGCCCGCCAGACCGGGCTGCTGGACTCCCGCGGACGGCCCGTGCGGGGGCTGCCGCCCGTCGTCGTGAACGGCTCCGCGGCGGACGCAGAAGCCGTCTGGCGCGGCGCGTTCCTGGCCCACGGTTCCCTGACCGAGCCGGGCCGGTCCTCCGCTCTGGAGATCACCTGTCCCGGACCGGAGGCCGCGCTGGCGCTGGTGGGCTCCGCCCGCCGGCTGGGCCTGGCCGCGAAGGCGCGTGAGGTGCGCGGCGTGGACCGCGTCGTGATCCGCGACGGCGACACCATCGCCGCGCTGCTCACCCGCATGGGCGCGCACGACGCCCTGATGGTCTGGGAGGAGCGCCGCATGCGCAAGGAGGTGCGCGCCACCGCGAACCGCCTCGCGAACTTCGACGACGCCAACCTCCGCCGTTCGGCGCAGGCCGCCGTCGCCGCCGGCGCGCGCGTGGAGCGTGCCCTCCACATCCTGGGGGAAGACGTGCCGGACCACCTCAAGTACGCTGGTGAACTGAGGGTGGCCCACAAGAACGCGAGCCTCGACGAGCTCGGCCGGCTGGCCGACCCGCCCATGACGAAGGACGCGATCGCGGGGCGCATCAGGCGCCTGCTGGCCATGGCGGACAAGCGTGCCGCCGAGCTCGGCATCCCGAGTACGGAGGCGAATGTGACAGCCGAGATGCTGGACGAATAG
- the secG gene encoding preprotein translocase subunit SecG: MGVLQVILQILLGVTSFLLTLLILLHKGRGGGLSDMFGGGMTSGLNSSGVAERNLNRFTVILGVTWAVVIIGLGLIMKFNGAAS, encoded by the coding sequence GTGGGCGTTCTCCAAGTCATCCTGCAGATCCTCCTGGGAGTGACGAGCTTCCTCCTCACTCTCCTGATCCTCCTGCATAAGGGCCGCGGTGGCGGTCTGTCCGACATGTTCGGCGGCGGCATGACTTCCGGCCTGAACTCCTCCGGTGTCGCCGAGCGGAACCTGAACCGTTTCACGGTGATCCTGGGCGTGACCTGGGCCGTGGTGATCATCGGCCTCGGCCTGATCATGAAGTTCAACGGCGCTGCCAGCTGA
- a CDS encoding HAD hydrolase-like protein, protein MTLAQAAVLFDLDGTLIDPAGGITGGIAAALQEAGLPIPSDQALQAMVGPRLSHALQEFAGVPEQRVDEVIALYRRHYRTTGMAASRVYPGIREALAELRARGYALAVATQKPRTLALELLGLHGLVESFDAVQGSSDDESAQGPGHGVPLGKQQIIAAALEDLGAPASAVMVGDRYQDVEGATANGLPCIGVAWGFAVDGELERAGAVTVVSSTDELLRGLPGPAGAHSGEPQVAGREAAATVAAVRGAVVDGAAEEEDHGRI, encoded by the coding sequence GTGACTCTCGCTCAAGCTGCCGTGCTCTTCGACCTGGACGGGACCCTCATCGATCCCGCGGGCGGGATCACCGGCGGAATCGCAGCGGCTCTCCAGGAGGCGGGCCTTCCCATTCCATCCGATCAGGCGCTGCAGGCAATGGTCGGCCCGCGTCTGAGCCATGCTCTGCAGGAGTTCGCAGGGGTGCCGGAACAGCGGGTCGATGAGGTCATCGCCCTGTACCGGCGTCACTACCGGACCACGGGCATGGCGGCCAGCCGTGTGTATCCCGGCATCCGCGAGGCCCTGGCGGAACTCCGTGCGCGGGGATACGCTCTCGCGGTGGCCACCCAGAAGCCCCGCACCCTGGCGCTCGAACTCCTGGGCCTGCACGGCCTGGTGGAGTCCTTCGACGCCGTGCAGGGCTCCTCGGACGATGAGAGCGCACAGGGCCCCGGCCACGGTGTGCCTCTCGGCAAGCAGCAGATCATCGCCGCGGCGCTCGAGGACCTGGGGGCCCCGGCCTCCGCGGTGATGGTGGGGGACCGGTACCAGGACGTCGAGGGCGCGACGGCGAACGGGCTGCCGTGCATCGGCGTCGCCTGGGGCTTCGCCGTGGACGGCGAACTGGAACGCGCAGGGGCGGTCACGGTGGTCTCCTCCACCGATGAGCTGCTCCGTGGACTGCCCGGCCCCGCCGGTGCGCACTCCGGTGAGCCACAGGTCGCCGGAAGGGAAGCGGCGGCCACGGTGGCCGCCGTCAGGGGAGCAGTGGTTGATGGAGCAGCGGAGGAAGAAGACCATGGCCGTATTTGA
- the uvrC gene encoding excinuclease ABC subunit UvrC — protein MADPASYRPRTGEIPTEPGVYRFRDQHGRVIYVGKAKSLRSRLNSYFAKPAGLTPKTYAMVHAASSVEWTVVGSELESLQLEYTWIKEFKPRYNVVFRDDKSYPYLAVTMGEKFPRVQVMRGERRKGAKYFGPYTAGAIRETMDTLLRVFPVRSCSAGVFRRAEASGRPCLLGYIDKCSAPCVGRISEEDHRALAEDFCSFMSGEAGRFLRRLEREMKDAVAELNYEQAARIRDDIAAMRKVFERNAVVLADSTDADLFAIHEDELEASVQVFRVRGGRIRSQQGWVVEKVEDTTPADLIEHLLQQAYGEEAGNTDRIPREVLVPVLPPDPAQLGEWLSGLRGSRVEIRVPQRGDKAQLMETVRTNAEQALKLHKTRRAGDITTRSLAIQELQEALELDEPPLRIECFDISHVQGTNVVGSMVVVEDGLPRKSEYRKFTITGAAAHDDTAAMDDVLTRRFKAYLRDRVHVPETLGRADDDGGGTDSAAPDSAASESPVPESPVSVSPAPESPAPEVAALGVPVQPGKFAYPPNLVVVDGGKPQVAAAQRALDALGITEVRVVGLAKRLEEVWLPDSDFPVILPRASQGLYLLQRIRDEAHRFAITFHRQRRGKAMTASALDGVPGLGESKRKALLSHFGSVKKMRAATVEELCEVKGIGTVLATAIHAHLTRESADEVPAVNYTTGEILEP, from the coding sequence ATGGCGGATCCGGCCAGCTACCGGCCCAGGACGGGCGAGATCCCCACCGAACCCGGGGTCTACCGCTTCCGTGACCAGCACGGGCGGGTCATCTACGTGGGCAAGGCGAAGAGCCTCCGTTCGCGCCTGAACTCCTATTTCGCCAAGCCCGCGGGCCTCACCCCGAAGACCTATGCGATGGTCCACGCCGCGTCGAGCGTCGAGTGGACCGTGGTGGGCAGTGAGCTCGAATCCCTCCAGCTGGAATACACCTGGATCAAGGAGTTCAAGCCGCGGTACAACGTCGTGTTCCGCGACGACAAGAGCTACCCCTACCTGGCCGTCACGATGGGGGAGAAGTTCCCCCGCGTGCAGGTGATGCGCGGCGAACGCCGGAAGGGCGCCAAGTACTTCGGCCCGTACACGGCCGGCGCCATCCGCGAGACCATGGACACCCTGCTGCGGGTGTTCCCGGTCCGGAGCTGCAGCGCCGGGGTGTTCCGGCGCGCTGAGGCCAGTGGCCGGCCCTGCCTGCTCGGGTACATCGACAAGTGTTCGGCCCCGTGCGTCGGGCGCATCAGCGAGGAGGACCACCGGGCCCTCGCGGAGGACTTCTGCTCCTTCATGAGCGGAGAGGCCGGTCGCTTCCTCCGCCGCCTGGAGCGGGAGATGAAGGACGCCGTCGCGGAGCTCAACTACGAGCAGGCCGCACGGATCCGTGATGACATCGCCGCCATGCGCAAGGTGTTCGAACGCAACGCCGTGGTGCTGGCCGACTCGACCGACGCCGACCTCTTCGCCATCCACGAGGACGAACTCGAGGCGTCCGTCCAGGTGTTCCGCGTCCGGGGCGGCCGGATCCGGTCCCAGCAGGGCTGGGTGGTCGAGAAGGTCGAGGACACCACGCCCGCGGACCTGATCGAGCACCTCCTTCAGCAGGCCTATGGCGAAGAGGCGGGCAACACGGACCGCATCCCGCGCGAAGTCCTGGTCCCTGTGCTGCCGCCGGATCCGGCGCAGCTCGGTGAATGGCTGAGCGGCCTCCGGGGCAGCCGCGTGGAGATCCGCGTTCCGCAGCGGGGTGACAAGGCCCAGCTCATGGAGACCGTGCGGACGAACGCCGAACAAGCGCTCAAACTCCACAAGACCCGCCGGGCCGGGGACATCACGACCCGTTCTCTCGCCATCCAGGAACTCCAGGAGGCGCTCGAACTCGACGAGCCGCCGCTGCGCATCGAGTGCTTCGACATCTCCCACGTCCAGGGCACGAACGTCGTGGGCTCCATGGTGGTGGTCGAGGACGGCCTGCCGCGCAAGAGCGAGTACCGGAAGTTCACCATCACGGGCGCCGCCGCGCACGATGACACCGCCGCCATGGACGACGTCTTGACGCGACGTTTCAAGGCCTATCTGCGTGACCGTGTCCACGTCCCCGAGACGCTGGGCCGGGCCGACGACGACGGCGGCGGGACTGACAGCGCTGCGCCTGACAGCGCTGCGTCCGAAAGCCCAGTGCCCGAAAGCCCAGTGTCCGTAAGCCCAGCGCCTGAAAGCCCAGCGCCCGAGGTGGCCGCTCTCGGCGTCCCCGTGCAGCCCGGCAAGTTCGCCTACCCGCCGAACCTCGTCGTCGTCGACGGCGGCAAGCCCCAGGTGGCGGCGGCCCAGCGCGCGCTCGATGCGCTCGGCATCACCGAGGTGCGGGTCGTCGGTCTGGCCAAGCGGCTCGAGGAGGTCTGGCTGCCCGACAGCGACTTCCCCGTGATCCTGCCGCGTGCCTCGCAGGGTCTCTACCTGCTGCAGCGCATCCGTGACGAGGCGCACCGCTTCGCGATCACCTTCCATCGCCAGCGGCGCGGCAAGGCCATGACCGCGTCCGCGCTGGACGGCGTCCCGGGCCTCGGAGAGAGCAAGCGGAAGGCGCTGCTGTCCCACTTCGGGTCGGTCAAGAAGATGCGGGCCGCCACGGTCGAGGAACTGTGCGAGGTCAAGGGCATCGGCACGGTCCTGGCCACCGCCATCCACGCCCACCTCACCCGCGAGAGCGCCGATGAGGTCCCGGCCGTGAACTACACCACCGGTGAGATCCTCGAGCCCTGA